One Mercenaria mercenaria strain notata chromosome 12, MADL_Memer_1, whole genome shotgun sequence DNA segment encodes these proteins:
- the LOC123534708 gene encoding sulfotransferase 1B1-like, with the protein MPLKTYKDAGGNPIQFMEIDGIRYPYVEGVDQDHVVRVARAAKARDDDVVLITYAKSGTHWTWEIISMLCNGKAETIPTIKQMHMIEAISSDELTSLPSPRVLNTHFRFNDLPEDMRKKKTKLVLVHRNPKDVAVSHYHHHCKLEALYKYNGTWSEWLPLFLEGIVDVNSWFDYVKDWEKAIEEHPDHPIHLMFYEDMKEDLYREVKKLATFLDVSVSDEFCQNVAKLCQFENMKNNKKGLENEFWTNVWADRKPSFYRKGEVGDWKNYFTVAQNEQFDELYKQKMAGSKLKFRFEL; encoded by the exons ATGCCGTTGAAGACCTATAAAGATGCAGGAGGGAATCCGATTCAGTTTATGGAAATTGACGGCATCAGGTACCCGTATGTAGAGGGCGTGGACCAGGACCACGTGGTGCGTGTGGCACGAGCTGCTAAAGCACGAGATGATGACGTTGTGTTGATAACATATGCGAAGTCgg GTACCCACTGGACCTGGGAGATTATTTCCATGCTGTGTAACGGTAAAGCTGAAACTATCCCTACAATCAAACAAATGCATATGATTGAAGCCATTTCATCGGACGAACTGACGTCACTACCGTCTCCCAGAGTTCTCAACACTCACTTCCGGTTTAATGACTTACCAGAGGACATgagaaagaagaaaacaaaactgGTTCTTGTCCACCGGAATCCGAAAGATGTCGCGGTCTCTCATTATCATCATCACTGTAAACTAGAAGCTTTATATAAATACAACGGAACTTGGAGTGAATGGCTGCCTCTATTTTTAGAAGGAATTG TGGACGTAAATTCTTGGTTTGACTATGTAAAAGACTGGGAGAAAGCAATAGAAGAACACCCTGATCACCCAATACACCTTATGTTTTATGAGGATATGAAAGAG GACTTGTACCGAGAGGTGAAAAAACTTGCAACTTTCTTGGACGTGTCAGTATCTGATGAATTTTGCCAAAATGTGGCCAAACTGTGtcaatttgaaaacatgaaaaataataagAAGGGACTAGAAAACGAATTCTGGACAAACGTTTGGGCCGACAGGAAGCCTAGTTTTTACAGAAAAG GCGAGGTAGGAGACtggaagaactattttacagTGGCCCAGAATGAGCAGTTTGATGAACTGTACAAACAAAAAATGGCGGGAAGCAAACTGAAATTCAGATTCGAATTATAA